From the genome of Thermoproteota archaeon:
ACCCGAGGATGTCCAGATCATCAGCCTTGGCTAGCAAGGCCACGGGTTACCCACTAGCCTATGTGGCGGCCAAGCTGGCTCTGGGCTACAGGCTCGATGAGGTACTGAACAGGGTGACCGGGGTGACTTGCTCCTGCTTCGAGCCCAGCCTCGACTACGTAGTCGTGAAGATCCCGAGATGGGATCTGGAGAAGTTCGAAGGGGTGGAGGAGAGCATAGGAAGCGAGATGAAGAGCATAGGGGAGGTCATGGCCATCGGCAGGAACTTGGCGGAGGCTATGCAGAAGGGCCTGAGGATGCTGGGGAGGTTCGACGGGCTGCCAATGGAAGGGGATCCCTCAGAAGCCCTGAAGGCCCTGAGGGAGAGGAGGCCCTACTGGCCGGCATGGGCCTCAATAGCTCTGGCTGGAGGAGCGAGTGCTGAGGAGGTAGCCGAGGCCAGTGGCGTGGATGTATGGTTCATCAAGGAGTTGGAGAAGGCCGTCAGGATCTACTCTAGGCTGGATCCGAGTCCTTCTTCTCTATATGCGGCGAAGAGGTACGGCTTCTCCGACGCTCAGATAGCTGGGAGGCTGGGGATGAGCGAGGATCAGGTCAGGAGACTCAGGAAGTCGCTGAGAATATCTCCAGTATTCAAGCAGATAGATACGCTGGCAGCCGAGTGGCCCTCCATCACCAACTACCTGTATGCCACTTACGGGGGTCAGACCCACGACGTGAGGCCCGGAGCTAATGTGCTGGTGATAGGGGCAGGGGTCTTCAGGATAGGTGTCTCCGTGGAGTTCGACTGGGGTGTGGTGGAGTTCGCCAGAGCCGCGAAGGAGTACGTAGACACCGTGGCAATAGTGAACTACAACCCGGAGACGGTATCCACGGACTGGGATGTGGTGGACAGGCTCTACTTCGAGGAGCTCACCCTAGAAAGAATGCTCGACATATATGAGTTCGAGTCTCCCGTCAAGGTCGTCACCTTCCTCGGAGGGCAGGTGGCCAATGACCTAGCTGAGCCCCTAGAATCCAGAGGGGTTCAGGTGCTGGGGACGAGCGGGAGTAGTGTAGAGGTGGCCGAGAGCAGGGACAGGTTCTCCCAACTCTTGGATGAGCTCGGATTGAGACAGCCTCCATGGAAGGAGGTGAACTCGGTGGGGGAGGCGCTGGATTTCGCAATGGAGCACGGCTACCCGGTAATGGTGAGGCCGTCACACGTCTTGAGTGGCACCTCCATGTCACTAGCTCGGGACGAGGGATCTCTGAGGCAGGCAGTTCGCTCAGCCCTCTCCACTGGAAAGAGCGTGGTGGTGTCGAAGTTCTTGAGAGGACCAGAGGCCGAGATAGATGGTGTTGCCGACGGAGAGAGCGTGGTTGGGGTGGTAATAAGGCATATCGAGCCTGCTGGTATTCATTCTGGCGATTCCACCATGGTACTACCGGCCCGCGGTCTGCCGGTGAGCGAAATGAAGGAGGCGGCCCTGAAGCTGGTAAGGGCCCTCCAGATAAGGGGGCCCTTTAACCTACAGTTCGTGATAAACGGTAGCGGTGTTTACGTACTGGAACTGAACCTGAGGGCATCGAGATCGATGCCCTTCTCTAGCAAGGCCTCGGGCGTCAACCTAGCCAGAGCAGCTGCAAAAGTAGTATTTGAGGGATCTCTGGGGGTTGATGAATTCTACGAGCCCGTGATGCGACACTACGCAGTGAAGTCACCGCAGTTCTCGTGGTCACAGCTGAGAGGAGCCTATCCCTATCTGGGGGTTGAAATGAGGTCAACGGGGGAAGTCGCTTCAATGGACAGGGCTTACGAGGCTGCTCTCCTTAAGTCTTGGCTGGCCGTGAGCCCGAACAGGATACCGGAGAGGGGAGTGGTAGTGGGATACGAAGGCGTTGGGGAGGAGCGCGGGAAGATGGAGGCGGCTGCGGATGCTCTGGCATCCACGCTGGACGTCTGGTGGTTGTCGGAAGTTGGCGAGGAGGAGGCGATGGAACTGCTGAAGGAGGGGAAAGCTGACATGGTCATCGCTACTGGGTACGCGCCTCAGGTGGACTACGCGGTGAGGAGGTTGGCGGCTGACTTGAATATCCCTCTGGTCTTGAACGCCGATCTAGCCTTGGAGTTGGCCAGATCCTTCAATGCAGTGAGCTTGGAGGAGGTAGAGGTCAAAGCGATGTCCTCGTACGCTAGGGGGTATCGCTCCATGGGACTGCTGAGGGGGATCCCCCCTTGATCGAACTTGCTGTTATATCTGCCTACCGTAACACCCAATTCTCCTCGTAGCCTAATGGTCCATCGGTCTCTCCTGATCGGCTTTCCCCCTTAATACCTATCACTTAGCCTCAGCAATCAGTGAGATAACTCCTCGAACTCGCCTAGCAATTCCTCCCTCTTCTCGATAACCTCGATGATCCCCTGATCAGTTGTGACGGGCTTAGCCCCCCTAACTAGGCATTGGGCGGCTATGAGGGAGTCAAAGTAGTCAAGTCCCTTGGATGAGAGGAACGCCCCCAACGCAATATC
Proteins encoded in this window:
- the carB gene encoding carbamoyl-phosphate synthase (glutamine-hydrolyzing) large subunit: MESVRKVLLIGSGAIKIAEAAEFDYSGSQAIKALKEEGIEVVLVNPNVATIQTGDMADRVYLLPIKEEFLERVIEAERPDGIMLGFGGQTALDAGIRLWRSGALDRYGVRVLGTQPGAIDRALNREKFKEALERNGVPMPPSRHVSSVEEAVEAADSIGYPVMVRVSYNLGGRGSFIAWSREEMRALILRALKASSIGSALVEKYLGGWKEIEFEVVRDTYGNAIAPACLENADPMGVHTGESVVVAPCQTLTNQEYQMLRSASLRVAEAVGLVGEGNVQFALGDGYYAIEMNPRMSRSSALASKATGYPLAYVAAKLALGYRLDEVLNRVTGVTCSCFEPSLDYVVVKIPRWDLEKFEGVEESIGSEMKSIGEVMAIGRNLAEAMQKGLRMLGRFDGLPMEGDPSEALKALRERRPYWPAWASIALAGGASAEEVAEASGVDVWFIKELEKAVRIYSRLDPSPSSLYAAKRYGFSDAQIAGRLGMSEDQVRRLRKSLRISPVFKQIDTLAAEWPSITNYLYATYGGQTHDVRPGANVLVIGAGVFRIGVSVEFDWGVVEFARAAKEYVDTVAIVNYNPETVSTDWDVVDRLYFEELTLERMLDIYEFESPVKVVTFLGGQVANDLAEPLESRGVQVLGTSGSSVEVAESRDRFSQLLDELGLRQPPWKEVNSVGEALDFAMEHGYPVMVRPSHVLSGTSMSLARDEGSLRQAVRSALSTGKSVVVSKFLRGPEAEIDGVADGESVVGVVIRHIEPAGIHSGDSTMVLPARGLPVSEMKEAALKLVRALQIRGPFNLQFVINGSGVYVLELNLRASRSMPFSSKASGVNLARAAAKVVFEGSLGVDEFYEPVMRHYAVKSPQFSWSQLRGAYPYLGVEMRSTGEVASMDRAYEAALLKSWLAVSPNRIPERGVVVGYEGVGEERGKMEAAADALASTLDVWWLSEVGEEEAMELLKEGKADMVIATGYAPQVDYAVRRLAADLNIPLVLNADLALELARSFNAVSLEEVEVKAMSSYARGYRSMGLLRGIPP